The genome window ACAGGGATGAAGTCGGGCAAATCGTTGACCACGATTCTCGACAATCTGGAATCTTGCGGTTTCATCAGAAAGTATGTCAACTATGGCTGTTCTACCCGAAAGTCTCTCTATCAGTTGGTAGATTTTTTCACCTTGTTCTATTTCCGTTTCCTGCGCGATAGTTCATTCCGTAATCTTCTGTATTGGAGCAAGTTGCAGCGCACGCCCCGTTTTTATGCCTGGGCTGGAGTCTCTTTCGAGATATTGGCGATGAATCATATCGACCAGGTGAAGCAGCGGTTGGGAATTTCTGGTGTGTCTACCCAGTTGTATTCCTGGCGAAGCAAGAGTGATGCCGGGGCGGCGGAGCGGGCAGCCCAGATAGACATGGTGATAGAGCGTGGTGACAATACCATTAATCTTTGTGAAATGAAGTTTTCGGAAAGTGAGTTTGCCATCAATAAGGATTACGAGAAGATTCTGAGAAACAAGATTGTCCGCTTTAGGGAGGAAACAAAGACCCGAAAGTCGATACAGCTGACGTTTATCAGCAGTTATGGTCTTCAGCGGAATATGTATTCGGGCATAGCCCAGAATGAAGTGGTGCTCAATGATTTGTTTTGAGCTCCACTTCCTCCACATATTTCACCAGCGAATCCTTGCCATTGAGGAGATAGAAGTCTACACGAACCACGTGGTTGATGTCGGCATTGCCCTTCACCTTGATGTGTCGGGTCTTGCTGTACATCATCGTGTCGCGGCGTGAAGGATAGGATACGAGCTCGATGAGGTCTTTGGTAGAGTTGCTGCCCACATAATAGATGCCTACACTGTCTTTTCCGTTCTTGATAGCAGCAATCTTCGCCATCTTCTTGGCATGAGCCGCAGAGGTATCTATCGGGTAAAACTCGCTGGCGGCTACCGTGTCGCCGTCATGCTGGTCGGGTGCAAACTTGCAGCTGGTACCCGTCGTAGTGATAAAGGATGCAGCAGCCAGGACTGCCACAAAGTATAATATTTTCTTCATTGTTATTTCCTTTCTTTTCTTTTAAAGAATCCTGTTTTGTTCGCAAAATGCGTTATCGGCTGCAAAAGTACAAAAAATAACTCGAAAAGCCATACCTTTTTTATCTTTTTCCTTTTAATACTTCGGATGGAGAGACGCGTGCTGAAGCTGGGCGGGAGGAGTTATGGGGATGGTATGGCAGGAGTTGGAAGGTATGGTAGAGATGGATGGAATGGATGGAATTCCGTGCAAAGATACAACTTTTCTCTGATACTGCCAAATTTGGGGGTGTGATAAGGAAATGTTTGAACTATGCTTTCAGATTGAAAGTCATTAGTGTCCAATAAAAATTGGACACGTTAATTAATTAATCAAATAGTCCCTTAAAAAGGGGATAATCGAGTTCTTTGACATCGTTGAAAATAGTCTTATCAAATAGATCTCTTAGGTGGGTTTTGTCCGTCAATGAAATGCTTAGAATCTGCAAAACTTCATATGTCGAGCGTTTCAGTTGCATATCATGGTGCACAATAGCCACGAGACAATAAGTGATAATGGCAACACTAATCTGTATGCGTACAGCATTCTTCGTTGTGCCCCAGAATCTCTTTATCTTAAGATGCTGCTTTAGCCATTTGAAAAATAGCTCAACCAACCATCTTTTTTTATATAGATTCGCGACATCCAACGCTGAAAGATGCTTTGCATTCGTCAGAAAAGTAAACTCACGATCATCTTCTTCATCGTAGTATCGAATGAATCTGAATGATTCAGGATACTTCTTTTCGGAAAGATATCCTGTTAGTTTTACTTCAGCATCAGTTAGTACATTCTTTGGCATTCTTCGCTTCCATTTTACCATTTTGTACTTCAAGTTCGTTTTGGCTCTGACTACATAGTAGGAACCTGTAAGATGAATCTTATAAAGTTCCTTGAAAGTATCATAAGCCCTATCGAAAATGTAGTAACTGTTTGGTTCATACGTAATTGAAGACATTGCTGTAGAATCATGCTTTGATGCTGTGGTCACAGTATAGAAAGCTGGAACTTGTGCTTCTACGTCATATAAGACATGTGCTTTAACTCCTCCTTTCTTACTTCTGAACTTTGCCCATGGAAAAGTTGCAAGACACAACGGAATAGTTGTCGAATCAAAAGCATACTTCTTTCCTGGTATATTCAAAATGTTGGTTTCTCGCTTTTTGCAAGCTTCCTTCATCATATAGAATGCAAAGTCTTCGAAAATCCTGTAATCACGAGTCTGATTGGCATAAGCAAGAGTTGCTTTTACGATAGTATTACGTCCAAGTCCCAGATGATATTGCTTAGCTCGATGAGCTTCCAATGCAACTATCAAGTCACGTAAACTCTCACGATTGCTCAGTTGCCCAAACATCATTGCAAGAAGCTGGTTCCAGCAAGTGAAGTGTTTCACGTATCGGTTGCCATCATACTTGCGTACGTAGTTGTTGAACTGAGTTCTATTCAGAAATGCAGTAAGTTGAGCGAAAACATATTTGTCTTGAAACATAGTAGCCAATTCTTTTTGGCTGCAAAGTTACAAAATCAAGTCCGTTTCATTGCAAAATACTGCATAAAAGACTATAATTCAACTGTTTCAAAGATCGAATTGCCCTTTTTTATTGGACAGTAGTGATTGAAAGTAGTTAAACTTCCTTACTCATAGTTTTGCGGGTGACAACTCATAGTTTTACGGGTAGCAACTCATAGCTTTGTTCTCTTAAAGTATAGAGTTAAGCAGTAAATCAGGTGTTTATGATGGTTGTGATGTTTTTACTGCAATGACTCAGTTCCTCAGTTCCTCAGTTTTTCTCTGACCCTTCACTTTTTCCTTTATTTAGAAGTTTATTATATATATATATAATAATATATAATATCACTGCTGTCCCGTTTAGAAATCATCGGGCCTGAAAAGGCTAGGATATAGCCAATCCTCCGTCTCTTCTGTTGGAACAGCTTTGTTAAACAATTCATTTAAAGGAGTCTTGTCCGTAAGGAATAGACCCACGTTCTTTGAAATAGTGTGTAGCGATTGATCTATGTGCATCACTTTCTTTGCATAAGCTAAAAGCAAGTATGTGCATATGGCAATCCAGATTTGCAGATATATGGCATTCTCGGAAGTTCCATAAAAGGATTTGATGTGAAGGTGTTGCTTAATCCATTTAAAGTAATTATGTAAAGCTTCTCATAATTACTTTTATGACAAGAATATCATTATGTCAAGTTAGACAGATTTGACCTGTGAAAAATTGTTGATTATATGAATTTTACAGCAAAAACTTATCATAAATACTTCTCATAACGTTATATTACAGTATAGGGCATAAGCCCCAAAACTAAATATTATATATTATGCAAGAAGTAAAGATTCAAGTCCTAATGGATCGATGCATCAAGTACTTTGAAGACCATTGTTACACAGAGAATAGAATATCTGTGTATAAATGTCTATGGCGTAAAGGCATCGTCCACTACATGTCGGCTCACGACATTGAGAATTATTCCCCTTCTATTGGTGAAGAGTTCCTGTCAACCTGTCATCATTATGGTGAGATTCGTCACCAGGAGCGTGAAATGATTCGCAGTATTCAAGTCCTTGACGATATGCTTTCGTTAGGGCTTATACGTAAGCGTTGTTTCACTCCTGTTTTCCATACCCTCGATGGGAAGATTGGCATGGAGATGGAAAAACTCATCATCCATCTTACTTCTCTTCGTAGAAGTCTGGTGACTATAAATGACTATCGTTTGTATCTAAGCGAGTTCTTAACTCATCTCAATCTCAGTGGTGTCAACAGTGTGTCCGAGATTGCGGATAAACACATCTTGTCGTTTGTCTCGTCCCATCCGACCAACAAGGTAAACATAGTTTCTGCCCTGCGTGTCCTCTTTCGTTTCTGGAAAGCGGAGCATATTGTAGATGGAAGGTTTGATGGTCTGTTTGACACATATAAGCTGCGCAAGAAAGAGCGTATTCCTTCGTTTTACACAGCAGCAGAGGTAAATATAGTAGAGAACTCCGTGAATAGAAGCAGCGGCGTTGGCAAGAGAAACTATGCAATGTTATTACTTGCATCACGTTTGGGGTTGCGAGCTTCGGACATAGCCAACCTACAGTTCTCTAATATAGACTGGGACAACAATGTACTAACCCTTGTGATGCATAAGACCGGAAAGGTCATAGAGTTGCCATTGCTTGCGGATGTTGGTAATGCCATCATAGATTACTTGCAGCATGGAAGACCTCAGACAGTTTCACAGAATGTATTTCTTTCTTGCAAGGCACCTTATGTGCCAGCAACCAAAAGTATGGTATGCTCTGCAATAAACAACATCATCTGTAAATCCGGAATAGATGTATCGGCCAAGCATCATGGTCCACATTCTCTACGTCATTCTCTTGCAAGCGTCATGCTTGAGAAAGGCACGACGTTACCTGTCATATCCGAATCGCTAGGGCATCGCAGTACGGAAACAACTCTCACTTATCTTAAGATTGACATAAAGTCTTTGATAGAGTGTGCCATTCCTGTACCGCCAGTTCCAGATGCCTTTTACAAACAGAGAGGAGGTGCGTTCTATGGCTGAGCAATTTAAATATTCCAGCGTGTTAGCCTCATATATGAATCATCTTCTTGACATTAAAATATCTGCAGGAATCAGTGCGTTGCGTACCAGATGGATATTGAAAGAGATTGACGACTTTGCCAATGCAGAGTGCCTAAAGGATCCTCATATCAAAGAGGTGTTCTTCAAAAAGTGGAGAGCTACACGTGTGGCGGACTGTGACAGAACTTTATATTCCAAATGTTCCGTATGGTGTCAATTGACAAGACTGATGTGCAGGTGTGGCTGTGTATGCTTCATTCCACGAATGCCCAAGCAACCGAAGTCTGATTTTACTCCGTATATATTCACAAAGGAGCAGATTGGCGCAATCTTTTCTGCAGCGGACGAATATAGACTATATGACATACGCATGGGTACAGCTCTCATAGCCATGCCAGCTCTTCTTCGTTTACTATATAGTACAGGAATGCGTATATCTGAGGCTCTTTCCATCCGCAACAAACATGTTCATCTGGATGAAGGTTACATTCGCTTAGATAAAACCAAGAACGGAAGTGAAAGGATCGTACCTTTATGTGAGTCGATGAAGACGGTACTTACATCTTATATGGAGTATAGAAACAATATGCCCATCAAAGACATAGCTGCAGGAAATGGTTTTTTGTTTGTAAAATCGGACGGGACTAGCATCAAGGCTAATAGTGTATATCAGCATCTGCGCAAATTGCTGGACACATGCGGAATTCCCCATAAGGGGAATCATCATGGACCACGCGTTCACGACCTGCGACATACGAATGCAGTACATGCTCTTGTACAGATGGGGCACAAAGGAATGGACTTGTATGCCAGTTTGCCAATTCTCTCAACATGCCTGGGACATCACTCGCTGAAAGCGACAGAGCAGTATGTTCGCCTCACATGCAACATGTATCCAGAATTGGAAGAGCAATGTTCTGAAATCAACGCTTTTGTCTATCCAAAGATATGTAAAGCCTATGACTACGACGACTGACTTTGCCAAACATTTAAGCCGCTTTCTGGTAGAATACCTGCCTCATGAGCGTAATGTAAGCCCTAACACCATATCCTCCTATAGAGATGCATTTGTACAATTTATTGACTTCATGAAAGATATTAAAGGAATCACAGTTGAAAAATTGCAATTGAAACATCTCACGAGAGTAAGTGTAACCGAGTATCTCGAATGGCTACTTAACAAGCGAAAATGCTCTGCAGCGACACGTAACTATCGGCTTGCTGCCATTCATTCTTTTTGTCATTACTTGCAATATAGCGTCATAGAAATGATAGAAGAATGGCAAAAGATCCTAACTATTAAAGCCATAAAAACATCAGGGACAACACTTAACTACCTGACAATAGAAGGTATCAAGTTGTTGCTGGCTCAGCCTGATACATCAACTTGGAGAGGCCGAAGAAATCTCGCTTTACTCTCACTAATGTATGATACGGGAGCAAGAGTCTCTGAAATAGCAGATCTTACTGTGGATAGTGTGCGCATAACCCATGAGCCATATACCATACGTCTGTTCGGAAAAGGACGCAAAGCACGAATAGTACCGCTTGTAAAGGAACAGGTGTCAATTCTATGTGAATATATGGAAGAGAATCATCTTAACGATTGCAACAAAGCTGCGTCTCCACTTTTCTATAATGGCAGAAATGAAAAGCTAACGCGTGAGGGTATCACATACATTCTTTGTACTTATGCAAACATGGCAAGGAAGGTGTCTCCAGAACTTATTCCGCAAAGGATTAGTTGTCACTCTATACGTCATAGTCGAGCTATGCATCTTCTACAGGCTGGAGTCAACCTTATTTATATTAGAGATTTGCTAGGACATGTCTCTATTCAAACAACGGACATTTATGCTCGTGCAGACTCTAAAGCAAAACGTGAGGCGTTCGAAAAGGCGTATACAGATCTCACACCTAACCGAGAGGCTGATAAATCTTGGGAAAACAATAAAAATCTCAGAGATTGGCTCAGAGGTCTGAAGAAATAGTTATCATTATGAGAAGTCGAACGGAGAAGCATTCTCCTAAAGTTCTGATCTTCAATAATACTTTTCCATTCACTTCTCATAATGTTATTCTTGTCATAAAAGTAAAGTTCCACGTTCCATCTTTCCCTATATAATTCAGATATGGTAAGCGCTTCATATTCCATGTTGTTTGTGAGAAACCTATACACCTTACTTGTTGCATAGTCCTCATAGGTTACCATTCTAAGTTCTTCAGGATACCATTTGGCAGTATGTAGTCCTGTTAATTTGATACGTTCATCAGAAATGATACCAGTACTCTTGTCAACTTCGGCTTCTGATACAACTTCAAAAAGCATGTTATCTTTTGCCCTAGTAACAAAGAATGCATTCTTCTTAGTTATCAACTTGAAGAGTCTGTTGAAATCTACATATCCTCTGTCCATCAAATAGATAGCAGAAGGTTCTATGTAGAGATCATCAAGAGCTTTTACATCATTAACCGATGCAGAAGTCAAATAAACTGAGACTGGAAGATTTCCTCGCAAATCGACTAATGTGTGCATTTTGATGCCACCTTTGTTTTTGCGATACTTTGCCCAAGGACATAATTTGAGACACAGACTTATAGTACTGCTATCAAAAGCATATACCATGTTGTCTAGGTCTAATCTGAACTTGTCTTTGACATAAAGAGGACGTACTTTTTTCAAAAGAACGTCTGCAAAATCTTTATAGATATGCCAATCTCGCTTCTCGTTAGCTTTTGCTAGAGTATTACGTGGTACAGCATAACTAATACCACAATGGTAAAGTTTGCTGGAGAGTGCCGTAAGGCAGTTTTCTATATCTCGAAGACTATCACGACCTGTTAATTGAGCATAGCTCATTACTAGGAATTGGTCTTTGCAAGAGAAGTTTCTTGCTCTGTAGTTTCCCTTATAACGGTCTACACAAGTTTTGAAATCACGTTCTGGTATAAGTGACATAATCTGAGAGAATATAGTTTTGCCTTTGTTCATCGCACACGTATTTTAAATATGCGTGCAAAGATACAAAATCAAATCGAATACACTATAAAAAGTCCGTAAACTTTTGAGTATTAATAACTTATTTAATAACCGTCTCGTTTTAACGGGACACTAGTGATATAATATATAACAATTTAAAACAACTTTGAACTATAAGGGCTATATACCCCCTAGGAAAAAACTGAGGAACTGAGGAACTGAGGAACTGAGGAACTGAGCAAGCTTAGAATCTTACTCTTGATACTGTTGAATAGGTGCTTATGTTAAAAGTTAAGTATCAGATTATCAGATAATAAAAACACTTGACCCCCTGAAATAAGGGGTCAAGTGTTTATTGTGATACCCATACGTCGTGAAACACGACGTATGGGTATGAAAAGGAGTTTCGTTACATTGAACTTTCAAATCGTAACTTGATGAGATCTGGCTGATTTACATCTCAACCACTACTTCATGCTTGCCTTCAGAGCAAGGAATGATGGTGCCTGAGATAGGAGTGCCATCCACTGTAATCTGCTTCACGCCCTTCTGGTTTCCGTTAGGATTCTTTACTGTGATATGGTATTCGCCACCACGGAACTTGCGGGTTACCTCATACTCCTTAGCGGTGCTTGGGAGACAAGGATCGATGAGCAAACCTTCATAATCTGGCTTGATGCCGAGGATGAATTCTGATACTGTATACCACATCCATGCCGCTGTACCGGTAAGCCAGGAGTTCTTTCCTTCGCCCGGTTTGGCTGCATCCTTACCGGCTACCATCTGGCAGTTTACGTAAGGTTCTACCTTGTGAAGTGTCTGATATTTTTCCTCTACATAGCTAGGCAGAATCTTGGTATAATGGCTCCAGGCATCGTTGCCTCTGCCGGCTACAGTCTCTCCGATGATGACCCAAGGATTGTTGTGGCAGAAGATACCGGCGTTCTCCTTGTAGCCTTCAGGATAAGAAGAAATCTCACCCATTTCTACATGATAGGTAGTGTAGGCTGGGTTGTTCAGCACCAGTCCGTGTTCGCATTCCAGTCGTTTCTTGCTGCTATCCAGTGCTTTATCGCAGAGTCCTTCTTCCAGACCGATACCAGCCATCGTACACCAGCCCTGGCTTTCGATGAAGATTTTGCCTTCCTCGTTCTCATCACTACCAATCTTGTTGCCGAAGAAATCGTAAGCGCGGAGGAACCATTCACCGTCCCATCCATGCTGCTTCACAGCCTCGTTCATCTCATCTACAGCCTGCTGCATGCGCTCGGCTTCTGTCAAATAATCTTCCTCTGCAAGACCGGCTATTTCGCCCTCCTTGCTTTCCATAGCTTCCTTGGCAAGCTGCTTGCACAGAGCCACATAATCCTTGCCGGTAACGACGAACAGACCGGCTATCATCAGACTCTCTGCCTTGCTTCCTTCGCCCTTGTTTTCGGTGGTCTGGAAACTCTCGTTAGGGTCCCAGGAGAAGCAGTTCAGGTTCAGACAGTCGTTCCAGTCGGCTCTTCCGATGAGTGGCAACTTATGTGGACCCAGGTTGTTGATAACATGGTTCATCGAAATCTTGAGGTGCTCGAAGAGGCTTACTTCTGTGCCTGGCTGGTTGTCGAAAGGCACCTGCTCAGCGAGGATAGAGAAGTCGCCCGTCTCCTTGATATAGGCTACGGTACCGAAGATGAGCCAGCATGGGTCGTCGTTGAAACCGCCACCGATATCGTTGTTGCCGCGTTTGGTGAGCGGCTGATACTGGTGGTAGCAGCCACCGTCAGGGAACTGGGTGCTGGCGATGTCGATGATGCGCTGGCGGGCACGGGTAGGTATCTGATGAACGAAACCTACGAGGTCCTGGTTGGAATCGCGGAAGCCCATGCCTCGACCGATGCCGCTCTCGAAGAAACTTGCCGAACGCGACATACAGAAGGTGATCATGCACTGATACTGGTTCCAGATGTTCACCATACGGTCTAACTTATCGTTGCCGCTCTTCACGGTGAAGATGTTCAGCAGGTTATCCCAGTATTGGTTGAGTTCTGCGAAGGCAGCATCCACCTTTTCGGTGGTATCAAACTTGGCGATAAGCTGATGAGCTTTCTCCTTGTTGATTACCTTCTTGGCGCTGAACTTCTTGTCCTGCTCGTTCTCCACATATCCCAAAAGGAAGATGAGGTCGCGGCTCTCGCCTGGCTGCAGGGTAACCTCGATATAATGAGATGCGATAGGGCTCCAGCCGTGGGCAAAGCTGTTGCGTGGCTTGCCTTCCATCACAGCCTCAGGCTCGGAAAACTCGTTGTAGAGTCCGATGAAGCTCTCGCGGTCGGTATCGTAGCCCTGAATCTCGGTGTTCACTGTGTAGAAAGCATAGTGGTTGCGGCGCTCACGATATTCGGTCTTGTGATAGAGGGTAGAGCCTTCTACCTCCACCTCGCCCGTTGAGAAGTTGCGCTGGAAGTTCTCCATGTCGGTAGCAGCATTCCAGAGGCACCATTCAGCAAAGGAGAACACCTTGAGGGTCTTCACCTCCTTAGTCTGGTTCTTCAGCGTCATCTTCTGCACCTCAGCCCATGTATGGAGCGGAACGAAGAAGAGCACACTAGCCTCTACGCCGTTCTTGCTGCCCGTGATGCGGGTATAGTTCATGCCGTGGCGGCACTCGTAGCTGTCGAGCGGTGTCTTGCAAGGTTTCCATCCCGGGTTCCATACGGTATCGCCATCTTTGATATAGAAATAGCGACCGCCGTTATCCATCGGCACACCATTGTAGCGATAACGAGTGATGCGACGGAACTTGGCATCCTTGTAGAAGGAATAACCACCTGCAGTGTTTGAGATGAGCGAGAAGAAATCCTCGTTACCCAAATAATTGATCCAAGGCCATGGAGTCTTTGGATCAGTAATCACGTATTCGCGATTGGCGTCATCAAAATGACCATACTTTTTTTCTGCCATTGTTTTTTTAATGTTTATTTCTAGGTAAAATATATTATTTTCGTGCAAAGATAGTAAAAAGTTTCAGTTTCGGGGTTAGAAAACAGTTTTTTTTTGTATTTTTGCAATGAAAAGTTTGATGATTATCATCATTCCATTAACATTTTATACTGTTGGCTTATGAAAAGAAACATTTTATCACTTCTGGTAGCCCTCTTTGCAACCTTGCAGGTAGCGGCTCAGACATACGACAACTTGTGGAAGCAAGCTGAAATCAATGCTCAGAAGGACCAGCCTAAGAGCGAAATCGCGGTGATGAAGAAAATCATCGCCAAGGCTTCGGCTGCCAAAGATTACGGGCAGCTGCTGGCGGCTGAGATGCGGCAGGCGATACTCTGGAGAGAGATTTCGCCCGACTCGCTGACGCCCCATGTGAAGCGGATGGAAGCCGAGGTGCTGAAGGTGAAGGGC of Segatella copri contains these proteins:
- a CDS encoding site-specific integrase; its protein translation is MDRCIKYFEDHCYTENRISVYKCLWRKGIVHYMSAHDIENYSPSIGEEFLSTCHHYGEIRHQEREMIRSIQVLDDMLSLGLIRKRCFTPVFHTLDGKIGMEMEKLIIHLTSLRRSLVTINDYRLYLSEFLTHLNLSGVNSVSEIADKHILSFVSSHPTNKVNIVSALRVLFRFWKAEHIVDGRFDGLFDTYKLRKKERIPSFYTAAEVNIVENSVNRSSGVGKRNYAMLLLASRLGLRASDIANLQFSNIDWDNNVLTLVMHKTGKVIELPLLADVGNAIIDYLQHGRPQTVSQNVFLSCKAPYVPATKSMVCSAINNIICKSGIDVSAKHHGPHSLRHSLASVMLEKGTTLPVISESLGHRSTETTLTYLKIDIKSLIECAIPVPPVPDAFYKQRGGAFYG
- a CDS encoding IS4 family transposase, with product MFQDKYVFAQLTAFLNRTQFNNYVRKYDGNRYVKHFTCWNQLLAMMFGQLSNRESLRDLIVALEAHRAKQYHLGLGRNTIVKATLAYANQTRDYRIFEDFAFYMMKEACKKRETNILNIPGKKYAFDSTTIPLCLATFPWAKFRSKKGGVKAHVLYDVEAQVPAFYTVTTASKHDSTAMSSITYEPNSYYIFDRAYDTFKELYKIHLTGSYYVVRAKTNLKYKMVKWKRRMPKNVLTDAEVKLTGYLSEKKYPESFRFIRYYDEEDDREFTFLTNAKHLSALDVANLYKKRWLVELFFKWLKQHLKIKRFWGTTKNAVRIQISVAIITYCLVAIVHHDMQLKRSTYEVLQILSISLTDKTHLRDLFDKTIFNDVKELDYPLFKGLFD
- a CDS encoding site-specific integrase, encoding MTTTTDFAKHLSRFLVEYLPHERNVSPNTISSYRDAFVQFIDFMKDIKGITVEKLQLKHLTRVSVTEYLEWLLNKRKCSAATRNYRLAAIHSFCHYLQYSVIEMIEEWQKILTIKAIKTSGTTLNYLTIEGIKLLLAQPDTSTWRGRRNLALLSLMYDTGARVSEIADLTVDSVRITHEPYTIRLFGKGRKARIVPLVKEQVSILCEYMEENHLNDCNKAASPLFYNGRNEKLTREGITYILCTYANMARKVSPELIPQRISCHSIRHSRAMHLLQAGVNLIYIRDLLGHVSIQTTDIYARADSKAKREAFEKAYTDLTPNREADKSWENNKNLRDWLRGLKK
- a CDS encoding GH36-type glycosyl hydrolase domain-containing protein, whose product is MAEKKYGHFDDANREYVITDPKTPWPWINYLGNEDFFSLISNTAGGYSFYKDAKFRRITRYRYNGVPMDNGGRYFYIKDGDTVWNPGWKPCKTPLDSYECRHGMNYTRITGSKNGVEASVLFFVPLHTWAEVQKMTLKNQTKEVKTLKVFSFAEWCLWNAATDMENFQRNFSTGEVEVEGSTLYHKTEYRERRNHYAFYTVNTEIQGYDTDRESFIGLYNEFSEPEAVMEGKPRNSFAHGWSPIASHYIEVTLQPGESRDLIFLLGYVENEQDKKFSAKKVINKEKAHQLIAKFDTTEKVDAAFAELNQYWDNLLNIFTVKSGNDKLDRMVNIWNQYQCMITFCMSRSASFFESGIGRGMGFRDSNQDLVGFVHQIPTRARQRIIDIASTQFPDGGCYHQYQPLTKRGNNDIGGGFNDDPCWLIFGTVAYIKETGDFSILAEQVPFDNQPGTEVSLFEHLKISMNHVINNLGPHKLPLIGRADWNDCLNLNCFSWDPNESFQTTENKGEGSKAESLMIAGLFVVTGKDYVALCKQLAKEAMESKEGEIAGLAEEDYLTEAERMQQAVDEMNEAVKQHGWDGEWFLRAYDFFGNKIGSDENEEGKIFIESQGWCTMAGIGLEEGLCDKALDSSKKRLECEHGLVLNNPAYTTYHVEMGEISSYPEGYKENAGIFCHNNPWVIIGETVAGRGNDAWSHYTKILPSYVEEKYQTLHKVEPYVNCQMVAGKDAAKPGEGKNSWLTGTAAWMWYTVSEFILGIKPDYEGLLIDPCLPSTAKEYEVTRKFRGGEYHITVKNPNGNQKGVKQITVDGTPISGTIIPCSEGKHEVVVEM
- a CDS encoding tyrosine-type recombinase/integrase, which translates into the protein MAEQFKYSSVLASYMNHLLDIKISAGISALRTRWILKEIDDFANAECLKDPHIKEVFFKKWRATRVADCDRTLYSKCSVWCQLTRLMCRCGCVCFIPRMPKQPKSDFTPYIFTKEQIGAIFSAADEYRLYDIRMGTALIAMPALLRLLYSTGMRISEALSIRNKHVHLDEGYIRLDKTKNGSERIVPLCESMKTVLTSYMEYRNNMPIKDIAAGNGFLFVKSDGTSIKANSVYQHLRKLLDTCGIPHKGNHHGPRVHDLRHTNAVHALVQMGHKGMDLYASLPILSTCLGHHSLKATEQYVRLTCNMYPELEEQCSEINAFVYPKICKAYDYDD